The Helianthus annuus cultivar XRQ/B chromosome 16, HanXRQr2.0-SUNRISE, whole genome shotgun sequence genome includes a window with the following:
- the LOC110917354 gene encoding WUSCHEL-related homeobox 9 — translation MASSNRHWPSMFKSKPTYTTHQDHQWHSSATNRSSPYTSGCEERTPEPKPRWNPKPEQIRILESIFNSGLVNPPRDEIRRIRARLQEYGQVGDANVFYWFQNRKSRSKHKNRHLQKPQSHQSRTDYAVTSKAVTTSSSSSDDKSSSKSIEFFLNSPTMSVNQQPHTYLGAGGGSGSSSSNHQHHGEFFQEPFFSPVVQQKTQAPTASSFTQGFCFSELGTMIDQGNQHGNDGQKIVSSSGMLLTDLMMNHQYGIPSKNCGAKGVEEDNIIKMLSHSTPPPAQLAAPTLVVPPSTSTTIAPSTISDIQGVEEAAGTGKAIVFINDVPFEVAVGQFNVKEAFGGDAMLIDSSGQTVLTNEWGVTLQSLEHGSFYYLVRSFTYDHAGTVDLI, via the exons ATGGCTTCATCTAATAGGCACTGGCCTAGTATGTTCAAGTCTAAGCCCACTTACACCACTCATCAAGATCACCAATGGCACTCTTCTGCCACCAACAGATCATCTCCTTACACTTCTG gatgtgaagaaagaaCCCCAGAGCCAAAGCCAAGATGGAACCCTAAACCCGAACAAATTCGGATTCTTGAATCCATTTTCAACTCGGGTTTGGTGAATCCACCAAGAGATGAAATCAGAAGAATCCGAGCTCGGCTGCAAGAGTATGGCCAAGTCGGTGATGCCAATGTTTTCTACTGGTTCCAGAACAGGAAATCCAGGAGCAAACACAAAAACCGCCACCTCCAAAAACCGCAAAGCCACCAATCTCGGACGGACTATGCTGTTACCTCCAAGGCGGTAACCACCTCTTCCTCGTCTTCGGACGACAAGTCGTCGTCCAAGTCAATTGAGTTCTTTTTGAACTCCCCTACTATGTCGGTTAACCAACAACCGCACACCTATTTAGGTGCTGGTGGTGGGAGTGGGAGCTCTAGTTCCAACCACCAGCACCACGGGGAGTTCTTTCAAGAACCTTTCTTTTCCCCCGTGGTGCAACAAAAAACTCAGGCTCCCACCGCCTCAAGTTTCACCCAAGGGTTTTGTTTTTCCGAGCTCGGTACTATGATTGATCAAGGAAATCAACATGGAAATGATGGACAGAAAATTGTGAGTAGCTCTGGGATGTTGCTAACTGATTTGATGATGAATCATCAATATGGAATCCCATCTAAGAATTGTGGAGCCAAGGGGGTTGAAGAagataatattataaaaatgttgAGCCATAGTACGCCACCACCGGCGCAGCTAGCAGCTCCTACTCTAGTTGTCCCTCCTTCTACATCAACAACTATTGCTCCATCAACTATTAGTGATATCCAAG GTGTGGAGGAAGCAGCTGGAACGGGGAAAGCCATAGTGTTTATCAACGATGTGCCGTTTGAGGTGGCGGTCGGACAATTTAATGTGAAGGAGGCGTTTGGTGGTGATGCTATGCTCATAGATTCATCCGGGCAGACTGTATTAACCAATGAGTGGGGGGTCACACTCCAGTCTCTCGAGCATGGTTCGTTTTATTACCTGGTGCGGTCATTCACATATGATCATGCTGGCACCGTTGATTTG ATTTAA